From a region of the Leptospira kmetyi serovar Malaysia str. Bejo-Iso9 genome:
- a CDS encoding PrsW family glutamic-type intramembrane protease, with translation MSFDVALLGFLSILPWGFFLILLFPGKNTQQRIFLILLALFLGYLSTEIVLKLHPIFWPDVKLAAPKRSGHILTQTAHIAFIQAGMMEEFCKGILILSAGLLFAFDWKTYKFKKEMVLIGGFVALGFAGIENANYIFSAKEEDRIAMFVGRTIRSSNAHFLINLCFALAFVKSNHKDTRDKPVYLFLAFLLAVSQHGLFNFFVLPQSRFGGWLSTALFVGIWVWIVKDFRTFIQENEIVSDTAIDAEILDETRETT, from the coding sequence ATGAGTTTCGACGTCGCGCTCCTCGGCTTTTTATCCATTCTTCCTTGGGGATTTTTTTTGATTCTTCTTTTTCCGGGAAAGAATACGCAACAAAGAATCTTCCTGATTTTACTCGCGCTTTTCTTGGGTTATCTTTCTACCGAGATCGTTTTAAAACTACATCCGATCTTTTGGCCGGACGTAAAACTCGCGGCGCCCAAACGAAGCGGACATATTCTCACGCAGACCGCGCATATCGCGTTCATTCAAGCGGGAATGATGGAGGAATTCTGCAAAGGAATTCTGATTCTTTCCGCGGGACTTTTGTTCGCGTTCGATTGGAAGACATACAAGTTTAAAAAGGAAATGGTTTTGATCGGCGGATTTGTCGCGCTCGGTTTTGCCGGAATCGAAAACGCGAATTATATTTTTTCCGCAAAGGAAGAAGATCGAATCGCGATGTTCGTGGGAAGGACGATCCGATCTTCAAACGCGCACTTTCTCATCAATCTCTGTTTCGCGTTGGCCTTCGTAAAATCCAATCACAAGGATACAAGGGACAAACCGGTTTATTTGTTTCTCGCTTTTTTACTCGCGGTTTCTCAACACGGGTTGTTCAATTTTTTCGTATTGCCTCAATCCAGATTCGGCGGTTGGCTTTCAACGGCTCTCTTCGTGGGAATCTGGGTTTGGATCGTAAAGGACTTCCGGACTTTCATTCAGGAGAATGAAATCGTAAGTGACACTGCGATCGACGCGGAAATCTTGGATGAGACCCGAGAAACGACTTGA